DNA from Salmo trutta chromosome 14, fSalTru1.1, whole genome shotgun sequence:
CATTTATGAGgtaaaaatatagaaatgtaAAGTGTTCAGCAGTTATCGAATTATATACGTAAAGTAGGCATTACATCATTATATACGTAAAGTAGGCATTACATCATTATATACGTAAAGTAGGCATTACATCATTATATACGTAAAGTAGGCATTACATCATTATATACGTAAAGTAGGCATTACATCATTTTGGTTCAGTTTTGAGCAGATGTATTAAGGGATAGATAATTGTATTCTTAACAAATTATAAGAAAATCATATcaaaaataaagggaatactGCATTTTGAAAAGCAGGTACTTAGATTGAATATACATCCAAATTGAAAGAGTGATATGATGCAATAACTGTGAACTTGTTTGTTgtactcagtcaattgaaaatgtgcttagagttttgaaacatgAGCCATTTTAATGATCTGTTTAGATTTGTATGCTTGTTGTGAAATTgcaccacatacttgtgaaaattacACCAAAGGGATTGAAAAAAACTGTAATCCACAGCCTATGACATTCCGACGGATTCTATTGGTAATTTCAGTTGCGGCAATCAAATTGTACAAAGTTTTTAGCGAACCCATTAACCAGTCCCTTCCCAAATAGATGAGGCATAATCACTAATAATTTCAAAATGTGTGCCAGACTGTGAGAAGAATACTGACAATGATAGACGAAGGACTACAGGGATTGTTGCTTACAAAGTTGAAAAAAGTCATTTTTCTCGCTCATGGACACAAATGATGCACGATTCAACATTGGAATGTGAAAACAGTGGAAACTGGATGAGATCATGTTGACACGCCGCGTGAATGGATGTAAGACTTTTGCGTTGGACCGTCATCACACATGTTCTGAGCAGCCAACAGTGAGGGGTGGGCCCTGAAAGTTACATGCTGCCCCATGGAATGGCCAGCTTTCGCAACGACTTTATCTGACCTGGAAGACTTGTAGGGACCTTGAATGGCTTGTGGGGACATTAAATGACTTGTGTGGACCTTGCAGGTTATGTATGTTCAACTCAGCATGCTGTGTCAGAAGCAGAGCAGCATTTCTGAGATGGTACATTGAGCTTCAAGTCTTCTATATTTAAATTGAGCTGTAAATAAAAGGTGATCAACAAGAATGTGTCTAAAGAGTTTATGACATGCCTTATGTTGAGCTTTGTCtttgtgtgttacctgtgttacAAAAGCCTGCATGATGTTGTTATAATGCACTTTCAAGACCCGCTTATAATGTCATATCATAATGATCCTTCATGCGCTCATGACAAAGTCTTGTCAGTATACCATTGTAGCACATCAGAGCATGGTTAAAATACTAGATACCAGAGATCTGGAGCAGTATTGCCATAATCGTCTATGGTGGGAGCTGGGAGCGGCACTGTGTGCAATGCTGTTCAGTGTCCAAGGAGCTGAAATCAGCAATCAACTGTCTTCTATTTTTACCTCAAATTGCAGtactgtccatggttctgaaacatTATTTACGTGTGCACTGTTATAATTGCACGATTTGGGATTAGCACAGGTTAGATATAAGCGCTTTCATTTTACCTGCTGCTTTCCCAATAGTCACCACATCAGGCTCAAGATCACTCAAGATCACTTTAAAATGTCCGAAGGATGATGGCAAATGCCTTCAAAACCGCCCACTAGGGgcagtaggcttgggttttgctagggcgttgtggacggggTGGCAGATGGGCGTAATCGCATGACTCTGGATCTGAAGGTTGCGTGTTTAATCCCAGTGGTACACactcatttttttattgttttccgTATTCCAAAACCTTAATTTAACAATTCAGAATGTTTGCCTAAACTTTATGTTTTGACCTTATcaaaaaccttaacccttaacttctgACGTTTGGAGCAACTTCAACATTTGAAGTTTGGAGAAACAGAATGATGCTGAGCAGGAGGAGACGGCTTTCTTGGTCCGCTAATACAGAACTATTAAAAGCACAGTGCACTAATTTTGTtgggaatcccccccccccccccccccacaaaaaactAAAGATATTACAACATTTcttcagatttttcagggggtgctgagggtgcacccctacttcctgcggctatgcattcagaccagcctttctgatttaactttcataaacTACATTAGTAGAAAGTGTACTGGTTTGACCTGTAGGCCTATGACAACTACTCTAAAAAGTCAAAAAAATTATCTTCCCAGAGCCTTTCAAATCAAGACGTCCATTTGTTAAAGACCCCTCTCCAGCAATTTTTTTTACTTCCCCCATTGAAAAACGATATTCcgagtatatatacagtaaagAACCGGCACGTAAGGGTGAAGTAAACATACCTGGgcaaaatagtgtttttcagaagaagaaaaaaatttaTTCAAGTAGTCTCTCTGATGGGTGTACTCAGATGTCATCAGCATTCCCCCTTGATTGCTGGAACAATAGAGGAGCAATAGAGGACAAACGGATCACCCCTCCACTTGTGCCATGTCATGAGGAGATCTGCACCAGCTACTGAAATGCACCTTTCGTTAAGTACATCAGGTGATAACTGAGGTGCTAGGGAGGCTGGAGTGGGTCTTTAAGAAATACTGTAAATTCAACTAGCTTGTAAAATCTAAATACTATCCCCATTTTTCAGGTGTCCATAGGATTAGTCTCTTCTAATTCGCTCTTCTGAGAGAAAACACATTTTCTTGGATCTGTGTGCTGAGGTTACCATAGGACACACCTTAGAGAACCTCAGTCTCCATATTGAAAGTGGCCTACCAGTCAAGTCTCTGTTCTCAGGTGAGAACAACCCGACCACAGCTCCATCTCTTGACTCCGAAGTCATAGCCACTTACCGTGCTGGAACTGCTGACCAGCGCAAGGCCACAGTCCTCTGGGAGTCAATCCTGTGTGCTGACCCCAGAAAACCCTCTGCCATCAAGATGATCCTGAAGAAATTTGGTTGTCTAGGCTTAACTCAGAAGGTTGTGTCGTGTCCTGAGCTGACCCAGCAGGCCCTGCAGCATCCAGATCTGTCACAGAGTTCTGTGAAGCATGTGGAGGCCAGTGCCAATGCCAGTCAGGTGTCCGTGTACCTTTCCTGGAAGTAGCTGAGGTATAGTCTCGATCAGGAACTGAGCCAGTCCATGAGGCCTAAACTGTAGCAGCAGTGACAGAGGAAGAAGCCAGTCGGTCTGGCTACATTTGGAGCAAGACAGCAGCCAGCTGGTGTAAAGCAGAAGACGTCAGCTTGCACAAATGCCAGAAAGAGAAGGGAGCATTGTCACTGATATTCCGCTcacatcagggttggggtcaaatcCATTTCAATTCTGTCAATTGAGGAAGTAAACAGAAATTCCAGTTTGAATTCAATTTATTTTCTCAAAGAGCGGCAATCAGGGAATTTTTAAGTGGAACACACAAGTTTAGTTTTATTAGTCAtatatacaggatacacatgaTATATactgtccaacgaaatgcttacttgcaggttccttctcgacaatgcaacagtAAGAAATAATGAAAGATAAGAATATGaatataaagtaaatggctcTGCAGACACAAACTTAAACACATGGCTCGTGAGGATTACATCatcatatacatattttttttgggggggggggtggcggtGGAGGGGTTAATTAGTATAATAACATCTGTCAGTTATGTACTTTGATTCCACAATTTATATGTGAGTTACATGTAAACATTTGTCATGAGAGAAAGGAGAACTGCACATCAAACTGGCCAGGCCCGGATAGGAATAAAATAGTGTGGTGGTACAATAATACCACTGAGTTTAGTGACTGTGCAACAATACAAATGGctttcaaaaacaaacaatatataACGGAAAAGAGGTCAtgaaatgttcctcatcaattcAAATGGTCATTATAGACCTTTTTGACCATTGCATTTCAGGCGCACGTCAGAAGATGGCAGTCTACTCATGAAAAATAAGTGAAAAATTAAGGCAACTGGTTTGTTTCCTGGTGACAAATTAGTAACACTGTAATACCTTTTAAATAAATTAGAAATCTTAATTTCTTCTTCATCTACTTTCTGGAACTTAATCTGTTTGGAAACAGTGAAAAAATTGGAAAACAAATCATTCCATGAACAGAAGAAAATAAATACCAAAACTCAACCATAGCATTTTGATAGAGAAAGACAAACAATAGTCTATGTTACTGATGGACATGATGGTGGATGTTTAGCCATAGCATAGCAAGCCAAAATAAACTCAAGTGATCTTTCACATGGATTTAGGAAcaaccagagccatatatttttATTCATCTAAATATATTTGGGAACAAGCATCTATTGTCTTAAAGATGATTGGATGAGGGCTCTTCCATTCTGACCACAGTGTTGTGAGTCACCCTGTGGTGGTACGGCGTCGGGTGCGCGGTGAAAGTTATTTAAGATAGGCCTACTCTTCAGAGAAGTCGGGTTTCAAATGTTTTCGGAAGGTTATGCAGGGACTCCGCTGTTCTCAGTAGCGGTTCATTTGTAAAAACAGGTGTGTTGTGGAGGAATGAGAATTGACAGCTGTTGTTCTTTGAACATGTTTTCTCATTTATACAATTTCACATACTGATACATTTCCTGTAATGACAGACATGACGCTCAGATAGCAAGTGTTACTGACTAGTGAAACCAACTTTATATGAAAGGCAAATGTATTGATTTATTTGAACACCCCTATTATGAGTTTTTTTTACAACCTCCATTTATGTTATTTATACTGCGTAGGCCTAGTGAATTAACTGTCGTAAAGACAGTGCATTCTATGTGTCCCAGGTTTATGACAATATGTTTTTGGTATAACTAAGCAGACACTCCCATCTTAACCATATGTTGCTTTGAAATGAAGGTATGACTCCAGACATCAAATGGCTACATCATCCACCTCTGGGTCATCATCCACCTCTTTGAACACCAGTCATAGGAGGTTTTTTTACAACATCCATTGACGTCAAATATACTGTCTACTGatatagcagacactcttatccagccAGTTAGTTTAATAGTTAAACCTGTCATGAGGACTGGGgttggttggggtcaattcaggaagtaaactgaaattcccattcagaaagtattcacacccctttgactttttccacgttttgttgtgttacagcctgaatttaaaatggattaaattgagattttctgtcactggcccacacacaatactccataatttcaaagtggaattatatttttgacatttttactaattatactgaacataaatataaacacaacattcatcaattttgttacgttacagccttaatctacaATAGATAAAGTACATGTTTtcactcagcaatctacacacaatacccaataacgacaaagcaaaaaaacagaaataccttatttacataagtactcagactctttgctatgagactcaaaattgagctcaggtgcatcctgtttccattgataatccttgagctatttctacaacttgattggagtccacctgtggtaaattcaattgattggacatgatttggaaaagcacacacctgtctatataaggtcccacagttgacagtgcatgtcagagcaaaaaccaagccatgaggtcaaaagaattgtccatagagcttagagacaggattgtgtagaggcacagatctggggaagggtaacaaaacattactgcagcattgaagatcccgaagaacacagtgggcaccatcattcttaaatggaagaagtttggaaccaccaagactcttcctagagctggccacctggccaaactgagcaatcgggggagaagaaccctgatggtcactctgacagagctctagagttcctctgtggagataggagaaccttccagaaggacaaccatctctgcagtactccatcaatcaggcgtttatggtagcgtggccagatggaagaaattcctcagtaaaaggcacatgacatcccgcttgaagtttgccaaaatgcacctaaagtctctcagaccatgagaaacaagattctctggtctgatgaaactaagattgaactctttggcctcaatgccaagcatcacatctggaggaaacctggcaccatccctacctgtgaagcatggtggtgactggggcgaaggttcacctaccctaagcacacagccaagacaacacaggagtggcccagccagagcccagacttgaacccgatcgaacatctctggagagaccggaaaatagctgtgcaacaacgctccccatccaacctgacagagcttgagaggatctgcagagaagaaggggataaactctccaaatacaggtgtgccaagcttttagcgtcatacccaagaagactcgaggctgcaatcactgccaaaggtgctaaaacaaagtactgagtaaagggtttgaatacttatgtaaatttgatatttaatTTTAAATTTTTTAGAAGTGTGCTAAcataaaagcctgtttttgctttgtcattatggggtattgtgtgtagattgacgaggggaaaaaaacaattgaatcaattttagaataaggctgtaacaaaatgtggaaaaagtcaagggttcaaACCGAGTGAAAAACTGgtcaaagctcaaaccaagtttattcacccactgggtcaaacaGCTGAAAAGACAAAACATGTTCCCACCAGCACCATTATTTATACCCTCCTTTAGGCAGAGTCTCCTCTTTGCACCTCTAAACACTACATCTTTGTTGCTCGGCAGGTGAAGTGTGTAATAAAACAGTTTGTTCTcccttcatctgacctgacctcagcccacattcctcactaatccacagctatccaaGTTTATCAGTGACGACAACCAAGTGATTGCCTTTTCTAGTGAACAATCGACGAGCAACAATGGGCATGACGGACAGAAGTACTCAGTACAGGTGTGATCAAGCCTTACATCAAAGTTGCCTGAAGCTGAATGGAATGGGGTATACCTCTGACTGTCTAATTTCTCACTGGAAATTGCTGCTGACATTGAACAGGGTTAGGGTATTTCATTCGTTTCAGACTCTCCTGTGCCACTATTCCCAGTTCTGAATACCCCATAGGTCgtaaataaatatttttatttgaacACCCCAATAATGATTTTTTTTACAACCTATATTGACATCATATAGACTGTGTAAATATATAACTGTTGTATAGACAGTGTATTCTAAATGCAACATGACATTTTTGGTATaacttagcagatgctcttatccatagCCATGTCCAATCAGTGCGTTCAATTCAATAGGTAAAAGTACCACATATAACAATTATAccaaaacacaatttaaaaaaatgtacattacGGTACGTGCAACCCTTTTTCATTTCGTAGCTTTTTCCAGATACTTCCAGATGAACCATATGTTGCTTTGAAACGAAGGTATGACTCCAGACATCTAATGGCAACATCATCCACCTCTGGGTCAAACTTGTTAGCGATGAGGTGGTGGTGTTGTAGGAGCCACCGGAGATCTCCAGCCCCGtagacacacacagctctcctgGAGGCACCGGAGCAGGGTGGATATGGGGCTCCTTTCCTCACATCTCCTTCCAGGTAACTCCACTTCACCATGCGAGCGATGGCGTTCATGTCTGATTCATGGTACTTGATGTGAGGAGGGTTAGACCCTGGCACTGAGGGCATGCGCTGCAGCGTGGCCCACAGGTGCTCATCAGGACTGTAGGTGTCCCTCTCCCACTCCAGCAGAGCCCGAACCTCCTGGCTGTCAAACACGTGATGGACAAAATCCCTGGAGACCACGAAATACGCGTTTCCGGAGAACATGGGGGTGCTGATTGGAGGAGGGCTCTTCGTAACTCCCGTTCTGACTACTATGTTATTGGTTATATTGTGCTGATACTGCCACCGGCGTTTCTTATAGTCGACGGTGGTCTCAGACTCCATGCTGTTCCCCCCGTTGAGCAGTTTGAGTGACTGAACCATCTCTGCGTTGGTTTTAATGGGGAAATCTGTTCCACAGGTATTGAGCAGGTACTTCCACTGGACAGCTGACTTCAACAGGTCCTTCATACAGTTTAGATCTGCCTGCACTCGTGACCACGATGCGTAAACCACACTCTCTGTCTTACTTGCCACAAACACATTGGTAAAACAAGTCACAATAGCCTTTACTGCAGTCCTGAATTCCTCTGAGGATTTCTGGTCCACATGCACGCAGTATACATTCTGAGGTGTGTACACGGCACGCAGGAGTCGCTCAAACATCTCAATCTTCTCATGGACCACCATGGAGTAGGCGATGGGGaagtctctctcctccacactcAGGGGCATCATGACGAACCCTCTGTCTGTAACGTACGTTTTACAGTTTCGGGTCACGTCGTGGTAGAACGCCTCAGTCAGTAGCTTGGGCTTATTCTTTGTTTTCAGAAGTCTTCTGAGCTGCTCCTTGTCGATGCCCTTCAGGTCTCCTTTGATGATGGCTGAGCAGGCTGGCAGGTCGTCTGCGTAGTCTTGTGGCAGGAGGTCAGGTGCTGGGAGCGAGCTTCTCTCAGAACAGGTTGGGCGTCTCAGAGTGTtccagaggagaagagagattgAAGCAGACATTAGGATGAGAAAAAGGTTTCTGAAGAAGTATATATGTGATATTGATGACCTAAGAGGACCCATAACAAAATGATTTATCTAAAGTATGTATTATTAGTATTTGTGCAGACCATAGTCTGGGAGCACTGCTGTTAAATAATgaatgtctcacacacacactcaactcaGTTTAAAGTGAGTAGGTAATCATTAACTTTAGTAGTTATGGCTTTATACTGCCTACAAACGATTGAAATGAAAAGGTAGTAATCTTGGAACAATGAATTACTAACCTACAATACAACACTTTTCAGCATTTCCAAGTATTGGCTTGATGCTCTAAATTACACAGTTCTAACCCACTTACCCCACACAACCAATATTGTTGGACACATAcaatacttttgactggtactgtatgtattgttaGTATTTGTGCAGACCATAGCCTGGGAGCACTTCTGTTAAATGattaatgtcacacacacacttcactttaAAGTGAGTAGGTAATCATTAACTTTAGTAGTTATGGCTTTATACTGTCTAGAAATACTTTACATTAAAAGGTACTAAACTTGGAACAAATGTGGGTTGAAAATTAAATACTAGCCTACAATACCAAAATGTTCAGCAGTTCCAATGAATGGCATCTAAATTACACAATTCTAACCAATTTACCCCACAACCAATATTGTTGGAtattacaatatatattttttcatataGAGTTATGAACATCTAAAACATTTGGCCATATACAGGTCATGGTTTGATGTCATCTTGGCAACCAGGACCAAATCTCCAGCTACTAATTGTAATAGTTAAACCTGTCATGAGAGACGGGGGTTGGTTGTGGTCAATTcactcaattcaggaagtaaactgaaaatgACGTTGGAGTGGGTTATGATAGGGAAATGGTTGGTCAATTACAGTagatcaattcaggaagtaaactgaaattcccaTCACAGCTTTCCTTATTGCTTCAATTGTGTCATTAGAGAGGCAAGAACAAGGCTTTGCTTGACAGTTATAGTGACAAATGACACAGTCAAACAGGATGTTATTTCTGCTGAATGATTTCCTTCTGAGAAGGTGGTGGTAAAGTCCAAACCACCTGTTGGTGCACTGCTATTAAATAATTCAGTGGCTTAGTAAATGTAATGATTTTCACATGAAGGCATGTTTCTGGTTTTACTTAAATTTTGTGTTAAAAAAGTTAATTTACTTTTGATAATGTAAATTCAATTTAGTATACTGCAAAATCTGAATGATTATTTACATATAAAAACAACTTCAATAATATTTTCTCTCAACTTAAGAATGTTATGTTCTTGCAACATTTAACATGAGGCTCATTTTTAGAGGATTGTgggtattttttgttgttattgactATGATATTTTTGCACAATGTTTTATGcatgtttgaagaaagaaaagtaatatatatctatattggTATTAAGCAGTTTGTTGTGCTATGAGGTGTAATGGATGATGATGAATGAATATCAAAACTTTTGGGCAAAGATGTTCAAAGATTGACATTTAAATTGAGCTGTAAATAAAAGATGATCAACAAGAACGTGTCTTAAGAGATTATGACGTGCCTTATGTTgatctttgtctctgtgtgttacctgtgttacAAAGCTTGCATGATGTTGTTATAAAGCACTTTCAAGACTCACTTATGTCATAGCATAATGATCCTTACTAAATGTGCCGTTTCACATCAGTTGAAATGTTGATAAAGACAAAACATAATTAAAAGAGGTTTCTGAAGAAGCGTATATGTGATCTGACCTGAGAGCACCCACaattatttatctatttatttgtGCAGACCATAGCCTGGGAGCCTAACTTCTGTTAAATTattaatgtcacacacacacctcactttAAAATGAGTAGGTAATCATTAACTTTAGTAGGCATGGCTTTATACTGTCTAGAAATATTTTTTATTAGAATTACTAGCCTACAATACCACACTTTTCAGAAGTTCCAAGTATTGGGATGATGCTCTAAATTACACAATTCTAACCAACTTACCCCACGCAACCAATATTGTTGGataatacccccccaaaaattctATATAGAATTATGAACATCTAAAACACTTGGCCATATGCAGGTCATGGTTGGAGGCCATCTCTGCACCCAGGACCAAATCTCCAGCTAATAATTTTAATAGTTAAAACCAGTCATGAGAGACTGGGGTTGGTTGTGGTCAATTcactcaattcaggaagtaaactgaaaacGACGTTGGAGCGGGTTATGGTAGGGAAATTACATTAAATTcactggcaatagctctggtagacattcctgcagtcagcatgcccgctccctcaaaacttgagacatctgtggcattgtgttttgtgacaaaaactgcacattttagagtggccttttattttccccagcacaagttgcaattgtgtaatgatcacgctgtttaacctctctagggtagggggcagtattttcacatccggataaaaaacgtacccgatttaatctggttattactactgcccagaaactagaatatgcatatacttgtttgatttggatagaaaacaccctaaagtttctaaaactgtttgaatggtgtctgtgagtataacagaactcatatggcaggcaaaaacctgagaagattctgtacaggaagtgccctctctgaccatttcttggccttctacactctctttattgaaaacaaaggatctctgctgtaacgtgacacttcctgaggctcccataggctctcggaaggtgccagaacgttgaatgatgactctggtatcccaggctgaaaaacagtagcgcatttggtaagtggtcgatctgagaacaatgagacgggcgcacgcgtgcacgagacgaggccattttcaactttgagtctttgaacgaaaacagggtttcccggtcggaatattatcccttttttacgagaaaaatcgcataaaaattgattttaaacagcgtttgacatgcttcgaagtacggtaatggaatattttgaaatgttttgtcacgatacgcgccggcgcgtcaccgttcggatagtgtcttgaacgcaagaacaaaacagaggatatttgaacataactatggattattttgaaccaaaacaacatttgtggatgaagtagaag
Protein-coding regions in this window:
- the LOC115207120 gene encoding beta-1,3-galactosyl-O-glycosyl-glycoprotein beta-1,6-N-acetylglucosaminyltransferase 3-like, whose product is MGPLRSSISHIYFFRNLFLILMSASISLLLWNTLRRPTCSERSSLPAPDLLPQDYADDLPACSAIIKGDLKGIDKEQLRRLLKTKNKPKLLTEAFYHDVTRNCKTYVTDRGFVMMPLSVEERDFPIAYSMVVHEKIEMFERLLRAVYTPQNVYCVHVDQKSSEEFRTAVKAIVTCFTNVFVASKTESVVYASWSRVQADLNCMKDLLKSAVQWKYLLNTCGTDFPIKTNAEMVQSLKLLNGGNSMESETTVDYKKRRWQYQHNITNNIVVRTGVTKSPPPISTPMFSGNAYFVVSRDFVHHVFDSQEVRALLEWERDTYSPDEHLWATLQRMPSVPGSNPPHIKYHESDMNAIARMVKWSYLEGDVRKGAPYPPCSGASRRAVCVYGAGDLRWLLQHHHLIANKFDPEVDDVAIRCLESYLRFKATYGSSGSIWKKLRNEKGLHVP